The window TTTGAGACCCCTCTCCCGCGAAAGCCGACGCACATCCTCCTTGCTCAAACCAGCATCCAGAAGGGGACTGATCACCTCGAATTGATGTTTCGCCCGCATGCCCGGACGATAATCATTCAGGTCGTCGGTGGTGCTTCCGTCAAGAACGACCGCAAAACCTTCGCGTTGGGCCAGGGTGGTCAGGTCTTTAAACAGGCTGCTTTTACAAAAAAAACAACGATCCTTGGTGTTCTTGACAAAATCCGCATCGTCCATGGTATCACTCTCGACGAAGCGATGGGGGATGCCCATGTCCTGAACCATGTTTTTGACATCTTCCAGATCGTGGGCAGGCATGGTGGGGGAGAGCGCCGTCACCGCCAGATAGGGAATGCCGGACTCCTTGACGGCGGCCACAAGAAAAGCGCTGTCCACGCCGCCGGAAAAAGCAACCAGGGCGCTTCCCAAAGCACGCAACGCATCCAACAACGAACCACACCTGCCGGATGAATCCAGTTGATCACCAATCATGGTGGGAGCTCCTCCCGCTCCTGAAAGCGATTGCATGACTGAAACGGAGATCAGGAAGAAGGGCTGCGTTCCTCCTCTTGCCCCACCACCACATGATTCCGGGATATCCCCATCACTGGGCATGGTAGATCGGCATCACCTCCGGCAACCATTGGCGAATATTGGCGATGCGCGTCTCATCGGCAGGGTGGGTGCTGAGAAATTCCACAAGACCGGATTCTCCTTCACCTTCTTTTTTGTCACGCATACGCTGCCAGAAATCAACGGCCTTGGAAGGGTCATAACCGGCCATGGCCATGAAGGTCAGTCCCAGGCGATCGGCCTCGGATTCGTGCAGACGACTGAAAGGGAGCATGACGCCCAACTGGGTTCCCAAGCCATAGGCCACACCCAGGAGAGCTCCGGTCTCGCTGTCATCTTCGGTTGCAGCCTGGAGCAATTCGGCGCCCACGCCGACCAGCATCCTCTGACTCATGCGTTCACCGCCATGGTTGGCGATGGCGTGAGCGATTTCGTGTCCCATCACCACGGCCACCCCGTCTTCGTCCTCGGTATACTCCAGGATACCTGTCAGAAAGACCACCTTACCTCCAGGCAGACAGAAGGCATTTGTATCCTCATCTTCCACCAGATCGAAACTCCAGACGTAGCCGGATAATTGTTCGCTCATACCCTGTTGTTCCATGTAACCTTCCACGGCCTGCTGAATCCGTTGTCCCACCTGCTTCACCATGAGAGCTTCGGAGGTATCGTGCAGAGGTTCGTTCTCCTTCAGGAATTTTTTGTGCTCTTTGAAGCTGAGGCTGAAGAGTTCGCTGTTTGAGATGAGGGAGAGTTGACTGCGCCCCGTGATGGGCACGGTCGCACAACCGGCAACCAGCATCAGAATCATACTGCAAGCAAAGCGCATAATGGATTGACGTAGCATGATCGTGATGTCCTGGGTCTGTTGATATTTGGAGGCAGATTGACAGGTTGGATCGTTGGATGTCAACAGGCGCCAAGGCCCTGCCCAGGGCAATCGCATTTGACATGGACCCACCCGAGGCCATGATCGCTTTTTGGAATCGGGGTCCAGAGGGCTGGCTCCCTGGCGGGTCAAGGGCAGCGCCCTTGCGGGGTTCGGGGCAGCGCCCCGTTTTGTTTTTGGTCGCCCCCCCTCTCCCAGGCCTTTTTTGCGCTGTTTGCAAAAAAGGCCCAAGGGGCGGTTTTATTTCCCACACGCCGGACAGGTCCATGGCTGCGTCCGGCCTGTGGCGTCATCCGCCACGATACGCCCTTCGGCCAGGTGAATCGTCCGCCCACAAAAGGTTTGCAACCACGCCAAATCGTGCCCCACGACAATGCGGGTCTGGGGCAGGCTCCGCAACAAAGCAGCCAAATGATGGCGTCCCTGGGGGTCAAGGCCCGAGTAGGGTTCGTCAAGAAGAAGTATGTCCGGTTCCATGGCCAGTATCGTCGCGAGAGCCACCCGGCGTTTTTCGCCGCTGGAAAGTCGATGCGACGGACGCTGCCGCAAATGCCATGCGTCAACGGCTGTCAGGGCGTTTTGCACCACCTGGCGGCACTGGGTCACTGTCATCCCCAGATTGAGCGGTCCAAAGGCCACATCCTCCTCCACGGTCGGCATGAACAACTGGTCGTCGGGGTGTTGAAAAACCAGTCCAACAGCACGCCGCATCTGCCCCTGATCCAGGCGGGCCATGACCTCCCCCCGCAACAAAAGAGAACCTTCCGCAGGTTGGATGACACCGCCCAGCAAAAGAAGCAGGGTGGATTTGCCGGCGCCATTCCCCCCCACAACAGCCACACTCTCTCCCTGCCCAACGCCGAAAGAGACGCCATCCAGGGCTTTGGTCCCGTCCGGATAGAGATGGTGCAGGTTGCGCACTTCCAGATGAAATGGGGTCATATGCCGCTACCCATCATCCAGTCGCCCACCTGCTGCACCGGCGCCAAAAAACGGCACGCACCGAACAACAACGACCACCCGAGCAGAAAGGACCACTCCCCCGCCCGCCAGTGCGCCGTGCGCAGGGTGGGGAGCGTGCCATGAAACCCCCGGCACAGCATCGCTCGTTGCATGCGCTCTCCCCGTTGCAGGGTGCGCAGCAGCAGACTCCCCACCAACCGGCCATGCACGCGCCAACCATGCCCCTCTCTGCCACAGGAACGCAGATTTTTGGCGCGCAGCATGCGCATGGCCTCGTCGGTGAGGAGAAACAGGGAGCGGTACAGCAACAGAATCTGGGCAATAAACAGGCGCGGCGCACCGAGTTGTTCCGCTGCCCGTCCCAGTTCCGGCACGGTGGTGGTGGCCATCAACACCAACAATGCGCTTACGGCCAGCAAAAAACGCAACAAAATGGAGGCCAGTGAAAACCACCCGCCACGCAGCGCAAAATCGTCGCCCAAAAAGATCAGGTGGGTGTCCAATAGGGGATTGCACAATCCGACCAGAAGCGGAAACGGCGCCAAAACCAGCAGGCGCCGCAACAACCAGCGCACAGGAATGCCGGCACGGACTGAGAGAACCACCGGAAAAAGGAAAAATGGCAACAATCCGCTGACGGCATACTTGTCGAACGAGACGACACACAACAAAAAAAGGGCCGTCACCAACCCCTTGGCGCGGGGATCCAGGTGATGCACCGGCGAGTCGATCCTGGCCATCCGATCCAAGGATGCGATGGCCAGGAGAGAATGGTCACCACCGCTCATCGATCTCCTCTCCCTGCGACCCGCCACGTCACGGAGATGACGCGGGAGGTGTGACCGGAGAACGACGCCGCAATCCCCAACCAACGCCCCACAACACGATCAGGGTCAAGGCGCCTCCCACCAAACCGGCAAGCGATTTTTCCCCTCTGAACGCCCGCAGGCCCGATCCAGCCTCTCCCTCTTGCCCATCTCCCCTTCCGAACTCATAATCCGGCATGGGAGCGGTGTGCTTCTGGAGTCGTGACAAAACCCGGTGGAGCGCACCGCCAGACCCGTCGGGTTCCGCTCTCCCGATCACCCGAGCCACGGACCACTCCAATCCGTCCGGTTGGGACGAGGCGTACCAGGGCAGGAGCACACCAGTCACCAGCGCCACCCCACCCATGGCCACGAGCACCCGGGACCGGGTGGTGGTCCGGGTTGGCGCGTACCATGCGCCTTCCCGCCTTTCCGGGTCAAGTTGGTACAAAAACAGCAGCACGGCCACGCTCACGAACCCCTCCACCACACCTATGGCCAAATGGATGGGCAACATCGCCAGCAGAAAGGCCAGCCAGGGCAGTTCGGCAAGATCGGACAGACGGCTCTCCACCACCACCCCCAGAGCGCCCAGTTGCAAAGCCAACAGGGCAGAGCAAAATACCGCCAGCCGCCAGCGCCAACCCGTGACGCGAGCACCTCCGGCAAGGGGCCGAAAGACCAGGGGATAGACCAGTAGACAAGGCATCACCCCCATGTTGATGATGTTCGCCCCCAGGGCCAGCAGGCCTCCATCGGCAAAAAAGAGGGCCTGCACCACCAAAACAGCAGCCATGGCAAGAAAGGCTGCGTGGGATCCCAACAAAACAGCAAGAAGCACTCCACCCGCCAGGTGACCACTGGATCCTGTCCCGGGAATGGCGAAGTTGACCATTTGGGCTGCAAAAACAAAAGCCCCCATCACACCCAGCATGGGCGTGGCCGCCGTGGATGGCAACGCTTGCAGTTTGCGGGAGACCATGGCAATGGCCGCCCCGCTGATCAGCCAGCATCCCACGCCAACCTCGGCGGATATCAGGGCATCGGACATGTGCATCGGTCAAACCCCTACGCAAACGTAACTATTCAGTACCCTTTCAAAAACAGCCTGGACATGAAAGCCTTTGTCAGGGCTTCGCCCCGAACCCCACCAGGACTCCGTCCTGGACCTGCCAGGGAGCCAGCCCCCTGGACCCCGATTCGTTGGCGGGTGATGAATAGTTACACGCAAACATCGATTGAACGATTTATGAAAGATTTTTTTTTCTTCTTAACGAGTCATTCTACGGAGCCAGGTCAGGATGTGTCAACCACCCCTTCCCAGGCAGGCAGGGCATGATCAAATTGACCCATTCATTCCAGGATGCGCGTGATGACAACTCAAGGCTGAAAGGAAAAGACGATGAGCAACGGCATGGAAAGATTCACCATCTCCCTGGAGGAGGAGTTGGCGCGTCAGTTTGATGCATGGATCCGCCTGCGCGGTTATCGCAACCGGTCGGAGGCGGTGCGGGATTTGTTGCGCAAGGAGCTGGCGACCGTCCAATTGGCCGAGGGGGGCGCCGCCGAAGGCGTGGGAGTGATCACCTACATCTACGACCACCACAAACGGGAACTGGCGCGCCGTCTGACCCATATGCAACACAGTGAACACGACCTGACCCGGGCCACGCTGCACATCCACCTGGACCATGAACGTTGTCTGGAAACCGTCATTCTGCGCGGCAGCGTGGAACGGATCCAGGCCCACGCCCAGGCCATGACCGCCGAAGCCGGCGTGCGCCACGGCCATTTGCACGTGGTGCCCATGGCGAGCATCACCGACCCCGAAAGCTGGACGGCATGACAAAACCCGCCACTTCGCCCCTGTGCGGCAACCGTTCAGCATCCCTGCAAAAACAGTTTACCCAGGAAAAATCCTCTTCAACCCGCAACTATTCACCACCCGCCAACGAATCGGGGTCCAGAGGGCTGGCTCCCTGGCAGGTCCAGGACGGAGTCCTGATGGGGTTCGGGGCAAAGCCCTGACAAAGGCTTTCCTGTCCAGGCTTTTCTTGAAGGAGTACTGAACGGTTACGTTTACCCAGGAAAAATCCTCTTCAACCCTTCCCGTCCACGGGCAGGTTGCGGGGAGTGACCTGCCCCGCATCGTCGTCGTGAAGAATACGAGTGGCAGCCTCGTCATACCCCTTCTTGCGAGATGGCCAATAGACCCAGATCACAATGGCGATGAAGGCAAGGAAAAACCAAACCAGGGCAAAAGTCTTGGAGAGAACGAACAGGGTGTCGAAGTTCATGAGGCACCTACATGGATGCGCTGGGCGTGACGGAATGCAGCCTGATGGGCGATGGCGCTGATTTTGACTTCCCATACACCCGGCAAGGGGAACGAAATCCTGGCGGTGTACTGGCCGGGAGCAATTTCGGAGAGAACGACGTGTTGGTCGTGACCTGCGGCAACAGGACGAAATGTTTGCAAGGTCACCGCAGCCCCCTGCAAAGGGGTGCCGTCACGTTGCGTCAGCGTGAACACCATGGGCTCGGGAGCGCCCACCCTGGGTGTGCCGGTCTGCAACGTCCCTTGCCAACCCAAAGAGTCCTGCAACTGCTGCTCCGCCAACACCTTGTTGTAGGCCAAACCCTTTTCGTAAGGGTTCTGAGTCACGACACCCGTCCAGGAGGCGCTGGCATAGTAGACCAGGGCGACATTGGCAAGGATGACAACAAGCGCAAACAGGAAAAGAGAGAGACGCCAAGGCCCCCAACGGCGCCAAAGGGGCTGGGCGGTTTGGGAAAAGCGCTCGGACATGCGGGTCACTCCGGACGAACGAAAAGGGAAGCATGGCGATCCCCGTTGCCACTGTCATCCGTGGCCGTGAGGATAAACTCGATCGGGGCCCGACCAGGTGACAACCGCTCCCGAGGTTGAACGAGATAAACCAAAAATGGTTCCGCCGCACCCGCCGGCACTGTGACCAGGGGATTGCCATGGGCGTCGCGAGAGGCGCTGGTGGCCACGGAGAGCCGCGCCCCGGGCAAACCGACCACGGACAAGGCATATTGCCGGGTACGGTTGGTGATGTTCAACACCCGAACAGTAAAATTATTCTGGATGCTCCCATCCGAAAGCGCGACATAAACCGGCAAACGTTGGCGTATGACGTTGATCTGGGAAGGATTACGCTGGGTCAAATGCCAGGTGATGCCAAAGACCATGGCCAGCAGCACCGCGCCATAGACAACCACCCGAAAACGCAGAATGCGGCTTTTCTGACCTTGCAGGGATTGCAGCGAGGTGTAGCGGATCAAGCCATGGGGTTTGTGCAGGCGATCCATCACCTCATCGCAGGCATCGATGCAGGCCGCACAAGTGATGCACTGGTACTGCTGCCCAGCCCGGATATCGATGCCGGTCGGGCACACCCGAACACAAGCCCGGCAATCGATGCAATCCCCCGGACGCTCCTGCTGTCTGCGCTGGCGTAAATTGGCCAGCCGGGGCTCGCCACGATCTTCGTCATAGGCAACGATCAGGGTCTCCCGGTCAAACATCACCCCCTGAAAACGGGCGTAAGGACACATGTAGATGCAAACCTGCTCCCGGGCAAAACCGGCAAACAAATAGGTCGTACCAGTCAAAAAGGCCAGAACATACCAGGCTGGCATGGGCGCAGTGCCGGAAACAAACTGCCGCAACAGGACAGGAGCATCGGCAAAGTAAAAAACAAACACACCACCCGTGCTCACGCTGATCAACAGCCACAGCAGGTGCTTGGTCAATTTGCGGGACAATTTGGCCAGGCTCCAGGGGGCCTGGTCCAAACGCCGCCGCCGGACCGGAGAACCCTCGATCCACTTCTCCACATAGAGAAAAAGGTCGGTCCATACCGTCTGAAAACACATGTATCCGCAAAAAACACGCCCGGCAAGCGTCGTCATGAAAAACAGACCCATGGCCATCATGACCAGGAGAAACGCCAGCAGAAAAATATCCTGGGGCCAGATGACCAGGTCAAAAATGTAAAATTTGCGGTTGGGCAGGTCAAAGAGGACCGCCTGGTTGGGCAGCAGGTCACCACGATCCCAACGCAGAACAGGAATGGCATAATAGATCCCAACCAAAATCCATAAGACACGCCACTTCAAGCGACGGAAAAAACCCTCCTGGTAGACCGGATAAATCTTCCTCCAGGTTGCGTAAAGCTCCGGAGACTCCCCGGGCAAAGTCTGTCCGCCCTCCTCCGCAACCCAACCATCCTGTGTCGTTTTGGCCAGCGCCTGGGTCATGGTCTCTTGTCCGTTCTGGATATGAAAGCCTTTGTCAGGGCTTCGCCCCGAACTCCACCAAAAAAAAGCCTGGATATAAAAGCCTTTGTCAGGGCTTCGCCCCGAACCCCGCCAGGGCCCTGCCCTGGACAAAGCCAGGGAGCCAGCCCCCTGGACCCCGATTCGTAGCCGGTTGGTGAATAGTTAAAAAAAATCTAGCGCAAATTTTCACAAATTGATATACAAAAATATAACAATTGACGGACTGGCGGGTACGGGAAGCGTCGGATCGCTGCAAAAAAATCTGTCAAAACAGGGAAGAAAGGGTTGGGAATTCGGCACGGGGGAGAGTCCGGGGAAGGCATGAACAACAGCTTGCATGGAAAAAGGAGAGCAACGTGTCTCAAACGGTCAATCCGGCGGCAGCACAGTACGACTACCAGGTCATCCGGTGGTTTGCGGTGGCTGCGGTCATTTATGGCATCGTGGGATTTCTGGTAGGGGATCTCCTGGCTTGGCAACTCGCCTTTCCTGAGTTGAATTTCGGCATACCTTACCTCACCTTTGGCCGTTTGCGGCCCCTGCACACCTCGGCAGTGATTTTTGCGTTTGGCGGCTCGGTCATGTTTGCCACCAGCTACTATGTCGTGCAACGCACCTGCCGGGTGCGGCTCTTTTCCAATTTTCTCTCCTGGCTGACCTTTTGGGGATGGAATGCGGTGGTGGTGGGAGCCGTGGTGACCTACCCCCTGGGCCTGACGCAGGCCAAGGAGTATGCGGAGCCGATCTGGCCGCTGGACCTGCTGATCACAGTGGTGTGGGTCGCCTATCTGATCAATTTTGTCGGCACGCTGGCGCGACGGAAAGAGGCCCACATTTATGTGGCCAACTGGTTCTATCTCGCCTTCATCATCACCGTGGCCATCCTGCACCTGATCAATAACCTCGAAGTACCGGTCAACCTGACCGACTCCTATCCGGTATGGGCCGGCGTGCAGGGGGCATTGATTCAGTGGTGGTACGGGCACAACGCCGTCGGATTTTTTCTGACTGCCGGTTTTCTTGGCTTGATGTATTACTTCGTCCCCAAACAGGTGGAGCGGCCAGTGTACTCCTACCGCCTCTCCATCGTGCATTTTTGGGCCTTGTCGTTTTTGTACATCTGGGCAGGTCCGCACCACCTGCACTACACCGCATTACCGGATTGGGCCTCCACGCTGGGGGCGACGTTTTCCATCATGTTGATTCTGCCCTCCTGGGGCGGCATGATCAACGGCATCATGACCATGTCCGGCGCCTGGGGCAAACTGCGTACCGACCCCATCCTCCGCTTTTTCATCGTCTCTCTCTCTTTTTACGGCATGTCCACCTTTGAGGGGCCCATGATGTCCATCAAGGATGTCAACGCCCTCTCCCACTACACTGATTGGGGCATAGGACACGTCCACTCCGGCGCCCTGGGGTGGGTGGCCATGGTGTCGTTCGGAGCGCTTTACCACATGGTTCCCCGCCTGGCGGGCACGACCATCCACTCGGTCCGGTTGATCAATTTCCACTTTTGGCTTTCGACCATCGGCGTCGTGTTTTACATCATCGCCATGTGGATCTCGGGCATCATGCAGGGACTGATGTGGCGGGCCTACGATGCCTATGGAAATCTGACCTACTCCTTCGTCGAAACCGTCGCCGCAATGCACCCCTACTATCTTATGCGCGCCGTTGGCGGAGGCATCTTTTTGCTGGGAGGATTTGTCATGGCCTACAATCTGTACATGACCCTGCGCAAACCGAACCACCCTTTACAGGCAGCCTGATCCAGGCCCGGTCGGCAGCGCAATGCGGGAGAGACAACGTGAAACACGATATCATTGAAAAAAACCTCCCCCTGATGGGGATTCTGATTCTGCTGGTGGTTTCGATCGGCGGCCTGGTGGAGATCGTCCCCCTGTTCTACATCGACAGCACCATCGAAACCGTGCAAGGGATGCGGCCTTACACCCCACTGGAGTTGAAA of the Magnetococcales bacterium genome contains:
- the ccoN gene encoding cytochrome-c oxidase, cbb3-type subunit I, producing MSQTVNPAAAQYDYQVIRWFAVAAVIYGIVGFLVGDLLAWQLAFPELNFGIPYLTFGRLRPLHTSAVIFAFGGSVMFATSYYVVQRTCRVRLFSNFLSWLTFWGWNAVVVGAVVTYPLGLTQAKEYAEPIWPLDLLITVVWVAYLINFVGTLARRKEAHIYVANWFYLAFIITVAILHLINNLEVPVNLTDSYPVWAGVQGALIQWWYGHNAVGFFLTAGFLGLMYYFVPKQVERPVYSYRLSIVHFWALSFLYIWAGPHHLHYTALPDWASTLGATFSIMLILPSWGGMINGIMTMSGAWGKLRTDPILRFFIVSLSFYGMSTFEGPMMSIKDVNALSHYTDWGIGHVHSGALGWVAMVSFGALYHMVPRLAGTTIHSVRLINFHFWLSTIGVVFYIIAMWISGIMQGLMWRAYDAYGNLTYSFVETVAAMHPYYLMRAVGGGIFLLGGFVMAYNLYMTLRKPNHPLQAA
- the ccoG gene encoding cytochrome c oxidase accessory protein CcoG; translation: MTQALAKTTQDGWVAEEGGQTLPGESPELYATWRKIYPVYQEGFFRRLKWRVLWILVGIYYAIPVLRWDRGDLLPNQAVLFDLPNRKFYIFDLVIWPQDIFLLAFLLVMMAMGLFFMTTLAGRVFCGYMCFQTVWTDLFLYVEKWIEGSPVRRRRLDQAPWSLAKLSRKLTKHLLWLLISVSTGGVFVFYFADAPVLLRQFVSGTAPMPAWYVLAFLTGTTYLFAGFAREQVCIYMCPYARFQGVMFDRETLIVAYDEDRGEPRLANLRQRRQQERPGDCIDCRACVRVCPTGIDIRAGQQYQCITCAACIDACDEVMDRLHKPHGLIRYTSLQSLQGQKSRILRFRVVVYGAVLLAMVFGITWHLTQRNPSQINVIRQRLPVYVALSDGSIQNNFTVRVLNITNRTRQYALSVVGLPGARLSVATSASRDAHGNPLVTVPAGAAEPFLVYLVQPRERLSPGRAPIEFILTATDDSGNGDRHASLFVRPE
- the cbiQ gene encoding cobalt ECF transporter T component CbiQ; this translates as MSGGDHSLLAIASLDRMARIDSPVHHLDPRAKGLVTALFLLCVVSFDKYAVSGLLPFFLFPVVLSVRAGIPVRWLLRRLLVLAPFPLLVGLCNPLLDTHLIFLGDDFALRGGWFSLASILLRFLLAVSALLVLMATTTVPELGRAAEQLGAPRLFIAQILLLYRSLFLLTDEAMRMLRAKNLRSCGREGHGWRVHGRLVGSLLLRTLQRGERMQRAMLCRGFHGTLPTLRTAHWRAGEWSFLLGWSLLFGACRFLAPVQQVGDWMMGSGI
- the nikR gene encoding nickel-responsive transcriptional regulator NikR, encoding MERFTISLEEELARQFDAWIRLRGYRNRSEAVRDLLRKELATVQLAEGGAAEGVGVITYIYDHHKRELARRLTHMQHSEHDLTRATLHIHLDHERCLETVILRGSVERIQAHAQAMTAEAGVRHGHLHVVPMASITDPESWTA
- a CDS encoding cbb3-type cytochrome c oxidase subunit 3 — encoded protein: MNFDTLFVLSKTFALVWFFLAFIAIVIWVYWPSRKKGYDEAATRILHDDDAGQVTPRNLPVDGKG
- a CDS encoding FixH family protein: MSERFSQTAQPLWRRWGPWRLSLFLFALVVILANVALVYYASASWTGVVTQNPYEKGLAYNKVLAEQQLQDSLGWQGTLQTGTPRVGAPEPMVFTLTQRDGTPLQGAAVTLQTFRPVAAGHDQHVVLSEIAPGQYTARISFPLPGVWEVKISAIAHQAAFRHAQRIHVGAS
- a CDS encoding energy-coupling factor ABC transporter permease, producing MHMSDALISAEVGVGCWLISGAAIAMVSRKLQALPSTAATPMLGVMGAFVFAAQMVNFAIPGTGSSGHLAGGVLLAVLLGSHAAFLAMAAVLVVQALFFADGGLLALGANIINMGVMPCLLVYPLVFRPLAGGARVTGWRWRLAVFCSALLALQLGALGVVVESRLSDLAELPWLAFLLAMLPIHLAIGVVEGFVSVAVLLFLYQLDPERREGAWYAPTRTTTRSRVLVAMGGVALVTGVLLPWYASSQPDGLEWSVARVIGRAEPDGSGGALHRVLSRLQKHTAPMPDYEFGRGDGQEGEAGSGLRAFRGEKSLAGLVGGALTLIVLWGVGWGLRRRSPVTPPASSP
- a CDS encoding ABC transporter ATP-binding protein — encoded protein: MTPFHLEVRNLHHLYPDGTKALDGVSFGVGQGESVAVVGGNGAGKSTLLLLLGGVIQPAEGSLLLRGEVMARLDQGQMRRAVGLVFQHPDDQLFMPTVEEDVAFGPLNLGMTVTQCRQVVQNALTAVDAWHLRQRPSHRLSSGEKRRVALATILAMEPDILLLDEPYSGLDPQGRHHLAALLRSLPQTRIVVGHDLAWLQTFCGRTIHLAEGRIVADDATGRTQPWTCPACGK
- the larE gene encoding ATP-dependent sacrificial sulfur transferase LarE, yielding MIGDQLDSSGRCGSLLDALRALGSALVAFSGGVDSAFLVAAVKESGIPYLAVTALSPTMPAHDLEDVKNMVQDMGIPHRFVESDTMDDADFVKNTKDRCFFCKSSLFKDLTTLAQREGFAVVLDGSTTDDLNDYRPGMRAKHQFEVISPLLDAGLSKEDVRRLSRERGLKTWNKPASPCLSSRISYGEPIVIESLRLVESAENKLRRMGFGTLRVRKQGETARIELTDAEIPRLLDAALRKRVADELRQTGFKYVVLDLEGFQSGKLNRVISVQASRS
- a CDS encoding M48 family metallopeptidase, whose protein sequence is MLRQSIMRFACSMILMLVAGCATVPITGRSQLSLISNSELFSLSFKEHKKFLKENEPLHDTSEALMVKQVGQRIQQAVEGYMEQQGMSEQLSGYVWSFDLVEDEDTNAFCLPGGKVVFLTGILEYTEDEDGVAVVMGHEIAHAIANHGGERMSQRMLVGVGAELLQAATEDDSETGALLGVAYGLGTQLGVMLPFSRLHESEADRLGLTFMAMAGYDPSKAVDFWQRMRDKKEGEGESGLVEFLSTHPADETRIANIRQWLPEVMPIYHAQ